The Brachyhypopomus gauderio isolate BG-103 chromosome 7, BGAUD_0.2, whole genome shotgun sequence genome has a window encoding:
- the otud7b gene encoding OTU domain-containing protein 7B isoform X1: MTLDMDAVLSDFVRSTGAEPGLARDLLEGKNWDLTAALSDFEQLRQVHAGSLSYTFVEERVLAEREGARGVRPLLHRQDEVVQATEKRLSRGISHASSTIVSLARSHVSSTGAGSNDALLDTPLCTFQLPDLTVYREDFRGFIERDLIEQSMLVALEHAGRLNWWTKLGPGCQSLLPLATSGDGNCLLHAASLGMWGFHDRDLMLRKSLYALMDHGQEREALRRRWRWQQTMQNKESGLVYTEEEWQKEWNELLKLASSEPRIHYTGNGTNGAESQEEPVYESLEEFHVFVLAHVLRRPIVVVADTMLRDSGGEAFAPIPFGGIYLPLEVAASKCHRSPLVLAYDQAHFSALVSMEQKDGSKEQVVIPLTDSDHKMLPVHFAVDPGKDWEWGRDDADNVMLASVTLSLEAKLHLLHTYMTVTWLPLPCDVQQAPLAQPESPTASAGEDARTPPDSGESDKESVSSSSNGNGDSSAAGTSGSTGKSAGGSSSSSSSSSNGSAKTTGAAGKEKSKKEKEKEKKRADSVANKLGSFGKSLGSKLKKNVGGLMTSKGAAAGAGGGGAKAEGGEKKKGSLRGRKGSKDGSPSAQAGSEDSGKGSPSSGSERQNGSSSSESDPFKYSSDVKVSLGILRAAMQGERRYIFAGLLTTSARQPYQEEMIQRYLADAEERFRAEQEQKREAERKPAPPLGATNGVQLKKEPSDLGYRSFESKEESVDGPSTTFAALKSPSFSPAVYSGVVPIPRPSFIDQAPSPLPQHLHMHSYVDARRQLAGGSPSPYPGLPSYATLPRHCPLAQGHPHPQYHPPPSASTLSPSRAVPCFSSYAQEHEMPGFPGEGYVNGLRDPRSVLDARGGPPPMRHYSLGSAGGLAGLQSSRCRTPSCNYYGHPETCNYCSYCYREELKKRETEPANHRF; this comes from the exons ATGACCTTGGACATGGACGCCGTCCTCTCCGACTTTGTCCGCTCCACGGGAGCTGAGCCCGGGCTGGCCAGAGACCTGCTGGagg GTAAGAACTGGGACCTGACGGCAGCCCTGAGTGATTTCGAGCAGCTGAGGCAGGTCCACGCTGGGAGCCTGTCCTACACGTTTGTGGAGGAGCGGGTGTTAGCGGAGAGGGAGGGGGCACGTGGAGTCCGACCGCTCCTCCACCGTCAGGATGAGGTGGTACAAg CCACGGAGAAGCGCCTGTCCCGGGGTATCTCCCACGCCAGCTCCACCATCGTGTCCCTGGCCCGCTCTCACGTGTCCAGCACCGGCGCCGGCAGCAACGATGCGCTCCTGGACACGCCCCTCTGCACCTTCCAGCTGCCCGACCTCACCGTCTACCGCGAGGACTTCCGTGGCTTCATCGAGAGGGACCTCATCGAGCAGTCCATGCTGGTGGCCCTGGAGCACGCCG GTCGCTTGAACTGGTGGACAAAGTTGGGCCCAGGCTGTCAGAGCCTGCTGCCCTTAGCTACGAGCGGAGATGGAAACTGTCTACTGCACGCTGCGTCTCTAG GTATGTGGGGCTTCCACGACCGAGACCTGATGCTGCGTAAGTCGTTGTACGCCCTGATGGACCACGGCCAGGAGAGGGAGGCCTTGAGGCGCCGCTGGAGGTGGCAGCAGACCATGCAGAACAAAGAG tctgggttGGTGTACACTGAGGAGGAGTGGCAGAAGGAATGGAATGAGCTGCTGAAGCTGGCCTCCAGTGAGCCCAGGATACACTACACTGGCAACGGCACCAACGG ggcaGAGTCGCAGGAGGAGCCAGTCTATGAGAGTTTAGAGGAGTTCCATGTCTTTGTGTTAGCTCATGTGCTCCGTAGACCGATAGTGGTGGTTGCTGACACAATGCTGAGagactctggaggagaag CTTTTGCCCCGATCCCATTTGGCGGGATTTATCTCCCCCTGGAGGTCGCCGCTAGCAAGTGTCACCGCTCACCACTGGTACTGGCCTACGACCAGGCCCACTTCTCTGCCCTGGTTTCCATGGAGCAGAAGGACGGCTCCAAAGAGCAAG TGGTGATTCCTCTGACTGACTCGGATCACAAGATGCTGCCCGTTCACTTTGCCGTGGACCCGGGCAAGGACTGGGAGTGGGGCAGAGACGACGCCGACAACGTGATGCTCGCCAG TGTGACTTTGTCTCTGGAGGCCAAGCTGCACCTCCTGCACACCTACATGACGGTGACGTGGCTCCCGCTGCCCTGTGATGTCCAG CAGGCTCCGCTGGCTCAGCCCGAGTCTCCGACCGCCTCGGCGGGGGAGGACGCTCGCACGCCCCCAGACTCTGGCGAATCCGACAAGGAGTCCGTGAGCAGCAGCTCAAACGGCAACGGGGACAGCAGCGCGGCGGGCACCAGCGGGTCCACGGGCAAGTCCGCCGGcggctcctccagctcctccagctcctccagcaACGGCTCGGCCAAGACGACGGGCGCGGCGGGCAAGGAGAAGagcaagaaggagaaggagaaggagaagaagagggcGGACTCTGTGGCCAACAAGCTGGGCAGCTTCGGCAAGAGCCTGGGCAGCAAGCTGAAGAAGAACGTGGGCGGCTTGATGACCAGTAAAGGGGCGGCGGCGGGGGcgggcgggggcggggccaagGCCGAGGGCGGAGAGAAGAAGAAGGGCTCGCTGCGCGGCCGCAAGGGCAGCAAGGACGGCTCGCCCTCGGCCCAGGCGGGGTCGGAGGACTCGGGGAAGGGCTCGCCCTCGTCCGGCAGCGAGAGGCAGAACGGCAGCAGCTCGTCGGAGAGCGACCCCTTCAAGTACAGCTCGGACGTGAAGGTGAGTCTGGGCATCCTGCGGGCGGCCATGCAGGGCGAGCGCCGCTACATCTTCGCCGGGTTGCTGACCACCAGCGCCCGGCAGCCCTACCAGGAGGAGATGATCCAGCGGTACCTGGCCGACGCGGAGGAGCGCTTCCGGGCCGAGCAGGAGCAGAAGAGGGAGGCTGAGCGAAAGCCCGCGCCTCCTCTCGGGGCGACCAATGGGGTGCAGTTGAAGAAAGAACCCTCGGACTTGGGCTACCGGAGCTTTGAGAGCAAGGAGGAGTCGGTGGACGGTCCCTCGACCACTTTCGCCGCTCTCAAGTCACCCTCGTTCAGCCCGGCCGTGTACTCGGGCGTGGTGCCCATCCCGAGACCCAGCTTCATCGACCAGGCACCctcgcccctcccccagcacCTGCACATGCACAGCTACGTGGATGCCCGACGCCAGCTGGCCGGCGGTTCTCCGTCGCCCTACCCCGGCCTGCCGTCCTATGCCACCCTGCCTCGCCACTGCCCCCTTGCGCAAGGTCATCCCCACCCTCAGTACCACCCGCCCCCTTCCGCCTCGACTCTCAGCCCGTCCCGCGCCGTGCCCTGCTTCTCCTCTTACGCCCAGGAGCACGAAATGCCCGGGTTCCCCGGCGAGGGCTACGTCAACGGCCTGCGGGACCCGCGCTCCGTTTTGGACGCTCGTGGCGGGCCGCCTCCCATGAGGCACTACTCCCTGGGCAGCGCGGGCGGCCTGGCCGGCCTGCAGTCCAGCAGGTGCCGAACGCCAAGCTGCAACTACTACGGTCACCCGGAAACCTGCAACTACTGCTCGTACTGCTACCGAGAGGAGCTGAAGAAGAGGGAAACGGAGCCAGCCAACCACCGCTTCTGA
- the otud7b gene encoding OTU domain-containing protein 7B isoform X2, whose translation MTLDMDAVLSDFVRSTGAEPGLARDLLEGKNWDLTAALSDFEQLRQVHAGSLSYTFVEERVLAEREGARGVRPLLHRQDEVVQATEKRLSRGISHASSTIVSLARSHVSSTGAGSNDALLDTPLCTFQLPDLTVYREDFRGFIERDLIEQSMLVALEHAGRLNWWTKLGPGCQSLLPLATSGDGNCLLHAASLGMWGFHDRDLMLRKSLYALMDHGQEREALRRRWRWQQTMQNKESGLVYTEEEWQKEWNELLKLASSEPRIHYTGNGTNGAESQEEPVYESLEEFHVFVLAHVLRRPIVVVADTMLRDSGGEAFAPIPFGGIYLPLEVAASKCHRSPLVLAYDQAHFSALVSMEQKDGSKEQVVIPLTDSDHKMLPVHFAVDPGKDWEWGRDDADNVMLASVTLSLEAKLHLLHTYMTVTWLPLPCDVQAPLAQPESPTASAGEDARTPPDSGESDKESVSSSSNGNGDSSAAGTSGSTGKSAGGSSSSSSSSSNGSAKTTGAAGKEKSKKEKEKEKKRADSVANKLGSFGKSLGSKLKKNVGGLMTSKGAAAGAGGGGAKAEGGEKKKGSLRGRKGSKDGSPSAQAGSEDSGKGSPSSGSERQNGSSSSESDPFKYSSDVKVSLGILRAAMQGERRYIFAGLLTTSARQPYQEEMIQRYLADAEERFRAEQEQKREAERKPAPPLGATNGVQLKKEPSDLGYRSFESKEESVDGPSTTFAALKSPSFSPAVYSGVVPIPRPSFIDQAPSPLPQHLHMHSYVDARRQLAGGSPSPYPGLPSYATLPRHCPLAQGHPHPQYHPPPSASTLSPSRAVPCFSSYAQEHEMPGFPGEGYVNGLRDPRSVLDARGGPPPMRHYSLGSAGGLAGLQSSRCRTPSCNYYGHPETCNYCSYCYREELKKRETEPANHRF comes from the exons ATGACCTTGGACATGGACGCCGTCCTCTCCGACTTTGTCCGCTCCACGGGAGCTGAGCCCGGGCTGGCCAGAGACCTGCTGGagg GTAAGAACTGGGACCTGACGGCAGCCCTGAGTGATTTCGAGCAGCTGAGGCAGGTCCACGCTGGGAGCCTGTCCTACACGTTTGTGGAGGAGCGGGTGTTAGCGGAGAGGGAGGGGGCACGTGGAGTCCGACCGCTCCTCCACCGTCAGGATGAGGTGGTACAAg CCACGGAGAAGCGCCTGTCCCGGGGTATCTCCCACGCCAGCTCCACCATCGTGTCCCTGGCCCGCTCTCACGTGTCCAGCACCGGCGCCGGCAGCAACGATGCGCTCCTGGACACGCCCCTCTGCACCTTCCAGCTGCCCGACCTCACCGTCTACCGCGAGGACTTCCGTGGCTTCATCGAGAGGGACCTCATCGAGCAGTCCATGCTGGTGGCCCTGGAGCACGCCG GTCGCTTGAACTGGTGGACAAAGTTGGGCCCAGGCTGTCAGAGCCTGCTGCCCTTAGCTACGAGCGGAGATGGAAACTGTCTACTGCACGCTGCGTCTCTAG GTATGTGGGGCTTCCACGACCGAGACCTGATGCTGCGTAAGTCGTTGTACGCCCTGATGGACCACGGCCAGGAGAGGGAGGCCTTGAGGCGCCGCTGGAGGTGGCAGCAGACCATGCAGAACAAAGAG tctgggttGGTGTACACTGAGGAGGAGTGGCAGAAGGAATGGAATGAGCTGCTGAAGCTGGCCTCCAGTGAGCCCAGGATACACTACACTGGCAACGGCACCAACGG ggcaGAGTCGCAGGAGGAGCCAGTCTATGAGAGTTTAGAGGAGTTCCATGTCTTTGTGTTAGCTCATGTGCTCCGTAGACCGATAGTGGTGGTTGCTGACACAATGCTGAGagactctggaggagaag CTTTTGCCCCGATCCCATTTGGCGGGATTTATCTCCCCCTGGAGGTCGCCGCTAGCAAGTGTCACCGCTCACCACTGGTACTGGCCTACGACCAGGCCCACTTCTCTGCCCTGGTTTCCATGGAGCAGAAGGACGGCTCCAAAGAGCAAG TGGTGATTCCTCTGACTGACTCGGATCACAAGATGCTGCCCGTTCACTTTGCCGTGGACCCGGGCAAGGACTGGGAGTGGGGCAGAGACGACGCCGACAACGTGATGCTCGCCAG TGTGACTTTGTCTCTGGAGGCCAAGCTGCACCTCCTGCACACCTACATGACGGTGACGTGGCTCCCGCTGCCCTGTGATGTCCAG GCTCCGCTGGCTCAGCCCGAGTCTCCGACCGCCTCGGCGGGGGAGGACGCTCGCACGCCCCCAGACTCTGGCGAATCCGACAAGGAGTCCGTGAGCAGCAGCTCAAACGGCAACGGGGACAGCAGCGCGGCGGGCACCAGCGGGTCCACGGGCAAGTCCGCCGGcggctcctccagctcctccagctcctccagcaACGGCTCGGCCAAGACGACGGGCGCGGCGGGCAAGGAGAAGagcaagaaggagaaggagaaggagaagaagagggcGGACTCTGTGGCCAACAAGCTGGGCAGCTTCGGCAAGAGCCTGGGCAGCAAGCTGAAGAAGAACGTGGGCGGCTTGATGACCAGTAAAGGGGCGGCGGCGGGGGcgggcgggggcggggccaagGCCGAGGGCGGAGAGAAGAAGAAGGGCTCGCTGCGCGGCCGCAAGGGCAGCAAGGACGGCTCGCCCTCGGCCCAGGCGGGGTCGGAGGACTCGGGGAAGGGCTCGCCCTCGTCCGGCAGCGAGAGGCAGAACGGCAGCAGCTCGTCGGAGAGCGACCCCTTCAAGTACAGCTCGGACGTGAAGGTGAGTCTGGGCATCCTGCGGGCGGCCATGCAGGGCGAGCGCCGCTACATCTTCGCCGGGTTGCTGACCACCAGCGCCCGGCAGCCCTACCAGGAGGAGATGATCCAGCGGTACCTGGCCGACGCGGAGGAGCGCTTCCGGGCCGAGCAGGAGCAGAAGAGGGAGGCTGAGCGAAAGCCCGCGCCTCCTCTCGGGGCGACCAATGGGGTGCAGTTGAAGAAAGAACCCTCGGACTTGGGCTACCGGAGCTTTGAGAGCAAGGAGGAGTCGGTGGACGGTCCCTCGACCACTTTCGCCGCTCTCAAGTCACCCTCGTTCAGCCCGGCCGTGTACTCGGGCGTGGTGCCCATCCCGAGACCCAGCTTCATCGACCAGGCACCctcgcccctcccccagcacCTGCACATGCACAGCTACGTGGATGCCCGACGCCAGCTGGCCGGCGGTTCTCCGTCGCCCTACCCCGGCCTGCCGTCCTATGCCACCCTGCCTCGCCACTGCCCCCTTGCGCAAGGTCATCCCCACCCTCAGTACCACCCGCCCCCTTCCGCCTCGACTCTCAGCCCGTCCCGCGCCGTGCCCTGCTTCTCCTCTTACGCCCAGGAGCACGAAATGCCCGGGTTCCCCGGCGAGGGCTACGTCAACGGCCTGCGGGACCCGCGCTCCGTTTTGGACGCTCGTGGCGGGCCGCCTCCCATGAGGCACTACTCCCTGGGCAGCGCGGGCGGCCTGGCCGGCCTGCAGTCCAGCAGGTGCCGAACGCCAAGCTGCAACTACTACGGTCACCCGGAAACCTGCAACTACTGCTCGTACTGCTACCGAGAGGAGCTGAAGAAGAGGGAAACGGAGCCAGCCAACCACCGCTTCTGA